In the genome of Kwoniella shivajii chromosome 5, complete sequence, one region contains:
- a CDS encoding NAD(P)H:quinone oxidoreductase, type IV: protein MASNNLSGKPIIAVIFYSTYGHIGALAESVIKGAEATGAIVKPYFVQETLPKEVLEKMYAGGSLTPKYPIATPDALKEADGIIIGAPTRYGRVPAQVSALFDATGGLWAAGALTGKFVSMFTSAAGQHSGHESTVITTFPFFAHHGLVYVPIGYSEPAVGGIDAVQGGSPYGASTVAAGDGHLQPSAVDLKIAEHQGNYFSKFVATFVRGKTVA from the exons ATGGCTAGCAACAATCT GTCCGGTAAACCCATCATCGCTGTTATCTTCTACTCCACCTACGGCCACATCGGTGCTCTTGCTGAGAGTGTCATCAAGGGTGCCGAAGCTACCGGTGCCATCGTCAAGCCTTACTTCGT TCAAGAAACTCTTCCCAAGGAAGTCCTCGAGAAGATGTACGCCGGTGGTTCATTGACTCCCAAATACCCCATCGCTACTCCAGATGCCCTAAAGGAGGCTGATGGTATCATCATCGGCGCACCTACCCG ATATGGACGAGTTCCCGCTCAAGTATCAGCCTTATTCGATGCTACTGGTGGACTTTGGGCTGCGGGCGCCTTGACCGGAAAATTC GTTTCAATGTTTACTTCTGCAGCAGGCCAGCATTCTGGACATGAG TCTACAGTGATCACcaccttccccttcttcgcCCATCACGGTTTAGTCTACGTACCTATCGGATACTCTGAGCCTGCTGTCGGCGGTATCGATGCCGTCCAAGGTGGTTCTCCTTACGGTGCTTCTACAGTAGCAGCTGGTGACGGTCACTTGCAACCTTCAGCTGTTGATTTGAAGATCGCCGAACACCAAGGTAAC TACTTCTCCAAATTCGTAGCTACCTTTGTACGAGGCAAGACCGTCGCTTAA